Part of the Acidimicrobiales bacterium genome, CTCCGCCCGTAACGCCGGCAGTGAGGTCGTCACCACCAGCGTGTCGAGGGCCGTCATGAAGACGCCGAGCGATGCAAGAACAACCGTCCACGTCTTGTGCGGCTCCTGGCGGCTGCGCTCGGCCACGGGTACACGTTCCTTCAGCACGATCATCTCTCCCGGTCGGTCGCGCCGCCCACTCGGCGGCCTCACCTACACCGACGAAGGACACGCCGTGTTTTGGACACTCCAGAAACTCACGGCGGCTCCCGCCCGCCGCCGCCCAACAGTCCCGCCTGGCGGTCCCGCTCGGTCTTGAGCTCGTGGCAGTCCCAGCACCTCCCGCTCAGGTTGGCCCGGGTGGTGGGGCCCCCGTTGGCCACCGGGTCGACGTGGTCGTACTGGATGTGGTGGCGCGTGCCGCAGTCCACGCAGATGACCCCGTCGAAGTCGGGGGGACCACCGAGGTCGAGGGCGGTGCGCAGCTCGGCGGGGATGTGGCGCCCGAAGTGC contains:
- a CDS encoding HNH endonuclease; translated protein: HFGRHIPAELRTALDLGGPPDFDGVICVDCGTRHHIQYDHVDPVANGGPTTRANLSGRCWDCHELKTERDRQAGLLGGGGREPP